A window of the Polaribacter batillariae genome harbors these coding sequences:
- a CDS encoding di-heme oxidoreductase family protein, with amino-acid sequence MKHLPLLFGLILIISCSKKETYISIGNYEEGEELSAGKLTTTLLGSNAFDQAVPGLPTNTDLLFFVGNSLFRQNWVSAPSSTTVRDGLGPTFNARSCSSCHNKDGRGMPLEVGQEFSAGFLMRISEHGKNAVGGPKNVTNYGDQIQEHANLGVSYEAKVGVKFNTISGTFSDGEKYELRKPIYTISDEQFGSLQNVLTSPRVGQQVIGLGLIDALSKEAILANEDEMDTNNDGISGKANYVWDFSAKKTVLGKFGWKANQPTLRQQVAAAFSGDMGLTTSIFPDKNCPSPQKDCLDAENGGTPEVTDNSLDNIMIYSSSLSVPIRRNYNTEEVLKGKQIFRDLKCTSCHTEVFTTSNNYPFNPILQNVTIRPFSDFLLHDMGEDLADNRPDFLASGKEWRTQPLWGIGMIQEVNSHTFLLHDGRARNIQEAILWHGGEAENAKNNYKKLTKEDRTNVLAFINSL; translated from the coding sequence ATGAAACATTTACCTCTTTTGTTTGGTTTAATTTTAATTATTTCTTGTAGTAAAAAAGAAACTTATATTTCTATTGGAAATTATGAAGAAGGAGAAGAATTATCCGCAGGAAAACTAACCACAACCCTTTTAGGTTCTAATGCTTTTGACCAAGCAGTACCAGGTTTGCCTACGAATACAGATTTGCTTTTTTTCGTTGGAAATTCTCTTTTTAGACAAAATTGGGTGAGCGCGCCCTCTTCAACAACCGTCAGAGATGGTTTGGGACCCACGTTTAACGCCAGGTCTTGTAGTTCTTGCCACAATAAAGATGGTAGAGGAATGCCTTTGGAAGTCGGACAAGAATTTTCTGCAGGTTTTTTAATGAGAATTAGCGAACATGGAAAAAATGCGGTTGGTGGGCCCAAAAATGTAACAAATTATGGAGATCAAATACAAGAGCACGCAAATTTAGGAGTGTCGTATGAGGCAAAAGTAGGTGTAAAATTTAACACGATTTCTGGCACTTTTAGCGATGGTGAAAAATATGAGTTAAGAAAACCAATTTATACCATTTCTGATGAACAATTTGGTTCGCTTCAAAATGTATTAACGTCTCCAAGAGTTGGGCAACAAGTTATTGGTTTAGGTTTAATTGATGCTTTATCTAAGGAAGCTATTCTTGCCAATGAAGACGAAATGGACACAAATAACGACGGTATTTCTGGAAAAGCAAATTACGTTTGGGACTTTTCCGCAAAAAAAACGGTATTAGGCAAATTTGGCTGGAAAGCGAATCAACCTACTTTACGTCAGCAAGTTGCTGCTGCTTTTAGTGGAGATATGGGGTTAACCACTTCTATATTTCCTGATAAAAATTGTCCTTCTCCACAAAAAGATTGTTTGGATGCAGAAAATGGTGGAACTCCAGAGGTTACAGATAATTCTTTGGATAATATAATGATTTACTCCTCCTCGCTTTCTGTACCTATTCGAAGAAATTACAATACTGAAGAAGTGTTAAAAGGAAAACAAATATTTAGAGATTTAAAATGTACAAGTTGCCATACAGAAGTATTTACAACTTCTAATAATTATCCTTTTAATCCTATTTTGCAAAACGTTACGATTAGACCTTTTTCTGATTTTCTTTTACACGATATGGGCGAAGATTTAGCAGATAACAGACCCGATTTTTTGGCTTCTGGTAAAGAATGGAGAACACAACCTTTATGGGGAATTGGAATGATTCAGGAAGTAAACAGTCATACATTCCTTTTACACGATGGACGCGCAAGAAACATTCAAGAGGCTATTCTTTGGCATGGTGGAGAGGCCGAAAATGCAAAAAACAACTACAAAAAATTAACAAAAGAAGACAGAACAAATGTGCTGGCTTTTATTAACTCTCTTTAA
- a CDS encoding imelysin family protein, whose protein sequence is MIKKTVILIAIFYAVIACSKDEISEKAAFDIQKYQTEFVNNTITPANEEFVLNSEKLNEAILKFSTNVNEQNLLTLKTAWKNAALSYSKTEVGNFGNIKNTGIHLAIYSWSANEIGIEDFITSTRVISENSINSLPTKTRGLSAIEYLIFEENATETITAFSDQRRLDYLIYLGENLLKKANSLKDQWQTYSPIFIKNTASGLNGSINMTVNQMNVLLENIRRFKIGEPSGLENSTTINTNLLQADKSGISLDIIEKNIESLKATYFGNTYGLDDYVSLISNKDDINTAIKNQFLAIENDISSFANSSLKEVINAKNLKVNNLYQHIKELIVLIKVDVASTLSITVTFTDNDGD, encoded by the coding sequence ATGATAAAAAAAACAGTAATTTTAATCGCAATTTTCTACGCTGTAATTGCTTGTAGTAAAGATGAAATTTCAGAAAAAGCTGCCTTTGATATTCAAAAATATCAAACAGAATTTGTAAATAATACAATAACCCCTGCCAATGAGGAATTTGTTTTAAATTCAGAGAAACTAAACGAGGCTATTTTAAAATTTTCAACAAACGTAAATGAACAAAATTTATTAACGCTAAAAACTGCTTGGAAAAATGCCGCTTTATCCTATTCTAAAACCGAAGTTGGTAATTTCGGAAACATTAAAAACACTGGAATACATTTGGCAATTTATAGTTGGAGTGCAAACGAAATAGGTATTGAAGATTTTATAACTTCAACTCGTGTAATTTCTGAAAATTCCATAAATAGTTTACCGACAAAAACAAGAGGTTTAAGCGCTATTGAATATTTAATTTTTGAGGAAAATGCAACAGAAACAATTACCGCTTTTTCCGATCAAAGGCGTTTAGATTACCTAATTTATTTAGGAGAAAATTTATTAAAAAAAGCAAATTCATTAAAAGATCAGTGGCAAACATATAGCCCTATTTTTATAAAAAACACAGCCTCTGGGCTAAATGGAAGTATAAATATGACCGTTAACCAAATGAATGTTTTATTAGAAAATATAAGACGTTTTAAGATTGGAGAACCTTCTGGTTTAGAGAATTCTACGACTATAAACACCAATTTACTTCAAGCAGATAAAAGTGGAATTTCTTTAGATATCATTGAAAAAAATATCGAATCGTTAAAAGCTACCTATTTTGGAAACACCTATGGTTTAGACGATTATGTAAGCCTAATTTCTAATAAAGATGATATAAATACGGCTATAAAAAATCAATTTTTAGCCATTGAAAATGATATTTCTTCATTCGCTAATTCTTCGCTTAAAGAAGTTATAAATGCTAAGAATTTAAAAGTAAATAACTTATATCAACACATTAAAGAATTAATTGTATTGATAAAAGTGGATGTAGCCAGTACTTTGTCTATCACTGTAACATTTACAGATAATGATGGCGATTAG
- a CDS encoding TonB-dependent receptor family protein, producing MIKNKIVLAFFLGFQWLGFSQYKVTGTVVSEEKKPINKVEIYNETGVLLAQTGILGKFSFTTEAQEISLIFYVENYRLKNVYLASENYANVEVVLESFSEELSEIQIRARKEKVFELKRLKDVVGTSIYAGKKTEVILVNQSTANLASNNARQIFNQIAGLNIYQNDDAGLQLNIGGRGLDPNRTANFNTRQNGYDISADVLGYPESYYTPAAEGLGEIQVIRGAASLQYGTQFGGLVNFVTKKPNRNKSFEVITRNTAGSYGLYTNFTSISGTKGKFSYYSYYNYKKGDGFRPNSNFSSKNAFAHLEYKHDEKNVFSAEITYLDYLAQQAGGLTDQMFKENPYQSNRERNWFQVNWLLYHLKWAHKFSEKTNFSFNFFGLNASRDALGFRTNRVSQIDPGNERDLIKGIFKNFGFESRLVHKYRIFDKKGTFLIGSKFYKAENTNMQGPGSNGSDADFSIKLDQYPNYPRQSNSIFPNLNVSLFGENIFYMNNKLSITPGFRFEYINTQRDEIIKDIVTDAAGNVINENLRDEEETNERNFFLFGVGISYKLNTSLELYGNISQNYRSVTFSDISTANPAFEISPDITDEKGFTVDAGLRGNYKNYFSYDANVFGLFYNDRINIYTRSDGKAERDNIGDARILGVESLIDFNMKKIFGMNQDYILNYFINSSFITSEYTKSEKNGVTGNQVEFIPNVNLKTGVRFGYKNFLSSIQYSYLSSQFSDATNAKGGSISGVTGEIPAYDILDLSLSYKYRFLKLETGVNNLLNNAYFTRRATGYPGPGIIPSAPRNYYVTLEVKF from the coding sequence ATGATAAAAAACAAGATAGTTTTGGCATTTTTCTTAGGATTTCAATGGTTGGGATTCAGTCAGTACAAAGTTACAGGAACCGTAGTTTCAGAAGAAAAAAAACCTATTAATAAGGTCGAAATTTATAACGAAACAGGTGTTTTATTGGCACAAACAGGAATTTTAGGAAAATTCTCTTTTACGACAGAAGCACAAGAAATTTCTTTGATATTTTATGTAGAAAATTATCGTTTAAAAAACGTGTATTTAGCATCAGAAAATTATGCAAATGTAGAAGTGGTGTTAGAATCTTTTTCAGAAGAATTATCCGAAATTCAAATCAGAGCGAGAAAAGAAAAAGTGTTTGAATTAAAACGTTTAAAAGATGTTGTAGGAACTTCGATTTACGCAGGAAAAAAAACCGAAGTTATTTTGGTAAACCAATCTACAGCAAATTTAGCCTCTAACAATGCACGTCAAATTTTCAACCAAATTGCAGGTTTAAATATTTATCAAAATGATGATGCAGGCTTACAACTAAACATTGGTGGTCGAGGTTTAGATCCCAATAGAACTGCCAATTTTAATACCCGACAAAATGGGTATGATATTAGTGCAGACGTTTTAGGGTATCCAGAAAGTTATTATACGCCTGCAGCAGAAGGTTTAGGCGAAATTCAGGTAATTAGAGGTGCAGCTTCTTTGCAATATGGAACGCAATTTGGTGGACTTGTAAATTTTGTTACCAAGAAGCCCAATAGAAATAAATCTTTTGAAGTAATTACCAGAAATACTGCAGGAAGTTATGGTTTGTACACCAATTTTACGAGTATAAGTGGTACAAAAGGTAAATTTTCTTACTATTCTTATTACAATTATAAAAAAGGAGATGGATTTAGACCCAACTCTAACTTCAGTTCTAAAAACGCTTTTGCACATTTAGAGTATAAACACGACGAAAAAAATGTTTTTTCAGCAGAAATCACCTATTTAGATTATTTGGCGCAACAAGCAGGAGGTTTAACAGATCAAATGTTTAAAGAAAATCCGTACCAAAGTAACCGAGAAAGAAACTGGTTTCAGGTAAATTGGTTGTTGTATCATTTAAAATGGGCACATAAATTTAGCGAAAAAACGAATTTTTCATTCAATTTTTTTGGGTTAAATGCTTCAAGAGATGCTTTAGGGTTTCGAACCAACAGAGTCAGCCAAATAGACCCTGGTAATGAAAGAGATTTAATTAAAGGAATCTTTAAAAATTTTGGTTTCGAATCTAGATTGGTACATAAATATAGAATTTTTGATAAAAAAGGAACTTTTTTAATCGGTTCAAAATTTTATAAGGCAGAAAACACGAATATGCAAGGACCAGGTTCTAATGGTTCTGATGCCGATTTTTCTATAAAATTAGATCAATATCCAAATTACCCAAGACAATCTAACAGTATTTTTCCAAATTTAAATGTGTCTTTATTTGGAGAAAATATTTTTTATATGAACAATAAGTTATCGATTACTCCTGGGTTTAGATTCGAATACATAAATACTCAAAGAGACGAAATTATAAAAGACATTGTTACAGATGCTGCAGGAAATGTAATCAACGAGAATTTAAGAGACGAAGAAGAAACCAACGAAAGAAATTTTTTCCTTTTTGGTGTGGGAATAAGTTATAAATTAAATACATCTCTAGAATTGTATGGAAATATTTCTCAAAATTATCGTTCTGTAACATTTTCTGATATTAGTACTGCAAACCCTGCGTTTGAAATTTCACCAGACATAACAGACGAAAAAGGGTTTACTGTAGATGCAGGTTTACGCGGAAATTATAAAAATTATTTTTCTTACGACGCCAACGTTTTTGGGTTGTTTTATAACGATAGAATTAACATTTACACACGTTCGGATGGAAAGGCGGAAAGAGACAATATTGGTGATGCCAGAATTTTAGGAGTAGAGAGTTTAATTGATTTTAATATGAAGAAAATCTTCGGAATGAATCAAGATTATATCTTAAACTATTTTATCAATTCTTCTTTTATTACTTCAGAATATACAAAATCCGAGAAAAATGGTGTAACAGGCAATCAAGTAGAATTTATACCGAATGTAAATTTAAAAACAGGAGTTCGTTTTGGGTACAAGAATTTCTTGTCTAGCATTCAATATTCATATCTATCAAGTCAATTTTCTGATGCCACCAATGCCAAAGGTGGTAGTATTAGTGGTGTAACAGGAGAAATACCTGCCTACGATATTTTAGACCTTTCTTTGTCTTATAAATACCGTTTCTTAAAATTAGAAACCGGGGTAAATAACTTGTTAAACAATGCCTATTTTACAAGAAGAGCAACTGGCTATCCTGGTCCAGGAATTATACCATCTGCACCAAGAAATTATTATGTAACTTTAGAAGTTAAGTTTTAG
- a CDS encoding HTTM domain-containing protein, with translation MKEKYFTYSIKTQTKAAPLAVFRLFFGLMMFISIIRFWANGWIEKLYLQPKFHFSYFGFEWVKPLGNYTYLLFLVCGISALFVAIGYKYRLAIITFFLSFTYIELMDKTTYLNHYYFISLLSFLLIFLPANVFFSVDAYQKKKQFSYVPKWTIDSVKILLGIVYFYAGLAKVNSDWLFRAMPLKIWLPSEYDLPFIGETIMQQDWFFYAMSWAGMLYDLAIPFLLLYKKTRLFAFCMVVFFHIFTRVLFPIGMFPFIMIVSTLVFFDARLHEKIINFIRKYILKTKTVVQDFKEYHFPKAKRKGILLFIGTFLLLQILIPWRYLLYPGELFWTEEGYRFSWRVMLMEKAGSSNFKIVNLKTGSSFMVDNTDFLTSFQEKQMSFQPDFILEYAHYLGDHFTKQGHENVGVFVESYVALNGRMSTKYINSKVDLYQQKQSFKHKKWVLPFTSEIKIKGI, from the coding sequence ATGAAAGAAAAATACTTTACATATTCTATTAAAACTCAAACAAAAGCAGCACCTTTAGCTGTTTTTAGATTATTTTTTGGGCTAATGATGTTTATAAGCATCATCCGTTTTTGGGCAAATGGTTGGATTGAAAAGCTATACCTACAGCCAAAATTTCATTTTTCTTATTTCGGTTTCGAATGGGTAAAACCTTTGGGCAATTACACCTATCTTCTTTTTTTAGTTTGCGGAATTTCTGCTCTTTTTGTTGCTATTGGCTATAAATATCGCTTGGCAATCATCACTTTTTTTCTATCCTTTACGTATATAGAATTAATGGATAAAACGACCTACCTAAATCACTATTATTTTATAAGTCTTTTAAGTTTTTTATTAATTTTTTTACCTGCAAATGTCTTTTTTTCGGTAGATGCTTATCAAAAGAAAAAACAGTTTAGTTATGTACCAAAATGGACAATAGATAGTGTTAAAATACTTTTAGGAATTGTATATTTTTATGCGGGATTGGCGAAAGTAAATTCCGATTGGTTGTTTAGAGCAATGCCCTTAAAAATTTGGTTGCCCTCTGAATACGATTTACCTTTTATAGGAGAAACTATCATGCAACAAGATTGGTTTTTCTATGCGATGAGTTGGGCTGGAATGTTATACGATTTGGCAATTCCGTTTTTATTATTGTACAAAAAAACACGTTTGTTTGCTTTTTGTATGGTGGTATTTTTCCATATTTTTACAAGAGTATTGTTTCCCATAGGTATGTTCCCTTTTATTATGATTGTTTCTACCTTAGTCTTTTTTGATGCTCGTTTGCATGAAAAAATCATCAACTTTATTCGTAAATATATTTTAAAAACGAAAACGGTTGTGCAAGATTTTAAAGAATATCATTTTCCAAAAGCAAAAAGAAAAGGAATTTTACTATTTATCGGTACATTTTTACTGCTACAAATACTAATTCCTTGGCGTTATTTATTATATCCTGGAGAATTATTTTGGACGGAAGAAGGGTATCGTTTTTCTTGGCGCGTAATGTTAATGGAAAAAGCGGGAAGCTCTAATTTTAAAATCGTAAATCTAAAAACAGGAAGTTCTTTTATGGTCGATAATACAGATTTTTTAACGTCTTTTCAAGAAAAACAAATGAGTTTTCAGCCAGATTTTATCTTGGAATATGCACATTATTTAGGAGACCATTTTACAAAACAAGGCCATGAAAATGTAGGAGTTTTCGTGGAAAGTTATGTAGCTTTAAATGGAAGAATGAGTACAAAATACATCAACTCTAAGGTTGATTTATATCAGCAAAAACAATCGTTTAAACATAAAAAATGGGTGTTGCCATTTACATCAGAAATAAAAATAAAAGGAATTTAA
- a CDS encoding imelysin family protein: MFKKLLPFAFLIAIVYACSSSAENEPKIEDNFNRSEMLKNIADNIIIPAYTDFSTKLTDLKTAGETFTTTPNQANLEALRTSWFTAYKVWQHLEMFNIGKAEEIGYYFFMNIYPITVADIEANISTGNYDLNSVNNHDAQGFPALDYLLYGIGSTDAAILEKYTTATNNDNYKKYVTDVLNQMSSLTQQVVADFKANKAAFVNSTSNTTTSFFNKLVNDYIFYYEKGLRANKFGIPAGQFSANPLPEKVEAFYKNNASKELALEALKAVTNLFEGTHYNKTSKGISFKNYLKSLERTDIGNAISSQFTKAKTAVNQLNNSFSIQIETDVTPVLKSYDELQKNVVLLKVDMLQTFNINVDYVDADGD; the protein is encoded by the coding sequence ATGTTCAAGAAACTTTTACCATTTGCCTTTTTAATTGCCATTGTTTACGCCTGTTCTTCTTCTGCAGAAAACGAACCAAAAATAGAAGATAATTTTAACAGGTCAGAGATGTTAAAAAACATTGCAGACAATATAATTATTCCTGCATATACTGATTTTAGTACGAAGTTAACAGACCTAAAAACGGCTGGAGAAACATTTACAACTACTCCAAATCAAGCAAATTTAGAGGCTTTAAGAACTTCTTGGTTTACTGCCTACAAAGTGTGGCAACACTTAGAAATGTTTAATATTGGCAAGGCAGAAGAAATAGGGTACTATTTTTTTATGAACATCTATCCAATAACAGTTGCAGATATTGAAGCGAATATTTCTACTGGAAATTACGATTTAAACAGCGTTAACAATCACGATGCGCAAGGTTTCCCTGCACTAGATTATTTATTATATGGAATTGGTTCTACAGATGCAGCAATTTTAGAAAAATACACAACTGCTACCAATAACGATAATTATAAAAAATATGTTACAGATGTTTTAAACCAGATGAGCTCACTTACCCAGCAAGTGGTTGCCGATTTTAAAGCCAACAAAGCAGCATTTGTAAATAGTACTTCCAATACTACAACAAGTTTTTTTAATAAATTAGTAAACGATTATATTTTTTACTACGAAAAAGGTTTAAGAGCCAACAAATTTGGTATTCCAGCAGGGCAGTTTTCTGCAAATCCATTGCCAGAAAAAGTAGAAGCTTTCTATAAAAATAATGCTTCTAAAGAGTTGGCGTTAGAAGCTTTAAAAGCTGTTACAAATCTTTTTGAAGGAACACATTACAATAAAACCTCTAAAGGAATTAGTTTCAAAAACTATTTAAAAAGTTTAGAAAGAACAGATATTGGAAACGCAATTTCTAGTCAATTTACCAAAGCAAAAACAGCTGTTAATCAACTGAACAATAGTTTTTCAATTCAAATTGAAACGGATGTTACTCCAGTTTTAAAGTCTTATGACGAATTACAAAAAAATGTTGTTTTGTTGAAAGTAGATATGTTACAAACATTTAATATTAATGTAGATTATGTGGATGCAGATGGAGATTAA
- a CDS encoding DUF4856 domain-containing protein yields the protein MKKVLVSLAVIATLVSCNKRNNDLPKTVAPATYSFERNGESTVDFNGQTTRIKMAGEFISALKNTSETEATLDAKFAHTAGNADFSDADLNASSKNIRSKVAASRDFFSTNSTDATAIKNQFDGWIAAQVTEVFPNWNTDAAAGVAGNIQQAGGGSTRYVNGKGVEYNQLIAKSLIGGLMVDQILNNYLSKAVLDEGTNVSNNNGNVTETDKNYTTMEHKWDEAFGYLYGNEADITAPTLKADKFLNEYVGQVNKNANFAGIATEIYNAFKLGRAAIVAKDYNTRDTQVEILREKISKVLAVRAVYYFQQGKIKLPTDKAAAFHALSEAIGFVYSLQFTRKPNSTEAYFTKTEVDNFMNTLLKDNGFWDVTNETLDLISTQIASKFGFKVADVAN from the coding sequence ATGAAAAAAGTACTAGTATCTTTAGCTGTAATTGCAACCTTAGTTTCGTGCAATAAACGTAATAACGATTTACCAAAAACGGTAGCTCCTGCAACCTATAGTTTCGAAAGAAATGGCGAATCTACAGTAGATTTTAACGGACAAACCACCAGAATAAAAATGGCGGGCGAGTTTATTTCTGCTCTAAAAAACACTTCGGAAACAGAAGCTACTTTAGATGCAAAATTTGCGCATACTGCTGGAAATGCAGATTTTTCTGATGCCGATTTAAATGCCTCTTCAAAAAATATACGCAGTAAAGTGGCTGCTTCAAGAGATTTTTTCTCGACAAATTCTACAGATGCAACAGCGATTAAAAATCAATTCGATGGTTGGATTGCTGCACAAGTAACAGAAGTTTTTCCTAATTGGAATACAGACGCTGCTGCGGGTGTTGCTGGTAATATTCAGCAAGCAGGAGGAGGTTCTACACGTTATGTAAATGGAAAAGGAGTAGAGTACAATCAATTAATAGCAAAGAGTTTAATTGGTGGTTTAATGGTCGATCAAATCTTAAACAATTATTTAAGTAAAGCAGTTTTAGATGAAGGAACAAATGTTTCAAATAATAACGGAAATGTTACAGAAACCGATAAAAACTACACAACCATGGAACACAAATGGGATGAAGCTTTTGGTTATTTATACGGAAACGAAGCAGACATTACAGCACCAACATTAAAAGCAGATAAGTTCTTAAATGAATATGTAGGGCAAGTAAATAAAAATGCCAACTTTGCTGGAATTGCAACAGAAATTTACAATGCATTTAAATTAGGAAGAGCAGCAATTGTTGCTAAAGATTACAACACCAGAGACACACAAGTAGAAATTTTAAGAGAGAAGATTTCTAAAGTTTTAGCGGTTAGAGCAGTTTATTATTTTCAACAAGGAAAAATAAAGTTACCTACAGACAAGGCAGCAGCTTTTCACGCCCTTTCAGAAGCTATTGGGTTTGTGTATAGCCTACAATTTACAAGAAAACCAAACTCAACGGAAGCATACTTTACGAAAACCGAAGTAGATAATTTTATGAACACCTTGTTAAAAGATAATGGTTTTTGGGATGTAACAAACGAAACTTTAGACCTAATTTCAACACAAATTGCTTCTAAATTTGGTTTTAAAGTAGCAGATGTCGCAAACTAA
- a CDS encoding hydroxymethylglutaryl-CoA lyase encodes MKKVKIIECPRDAMQGIKSHFIATEKKALYINSLLKVGFDTIDFGSFVSPKAIPQMRDTAAVLSKLDLSKTNSKLLAIIANVRGAEDASKFGEIDYLGYPFSISENFQMRNTHKTIAESINTLDEILTIAYKTNKEVVAYLSMGFGNPYGDPWNVEIVGDWTEKLAKMGVKILSLSDTVGSSTPKVIEYLFSNLIPQYPQIEFGAHLHTTPNKWHEKVDAAFKAGCNRFDGAIKGYGGCPMAKDELTGNMPTEKLISYFTAQKADTNIKPMSFESAYNKALEVFI; translated from the coding sequence ATGAAAAAAGTTAAAATTATAGAATGCCCACGAGATGCGATGCAAGGCATAAAATCTCATTTTATTGCGACAGAAAAAAAAGCGTTGTACATCAATTCACTTTTAAAAGTTGGGTTCGATACGATTGATTTTGGTAGTTTTGTTTCTCCAAAAGCGATTCCGCAAATGCGAGATACAGCCGCAGTTTTATCGAAATTAGATTTGTCTAAAACCAATAGTAAATTATTGGCAATTATTGCAAATGTAAGAGGAGCAGAGGATGCTTCAAAATTCGGAGAAATCGATTATTTAGGTTATCCTTTTTCTATTTCCGAGAATTTTCAAATGCGAAATACACACAAAACCATTGCAGAATCTATAAACACTTTAGACGAAATTTTAACCATTGCATACAAAACAAACAAAGAAGTAGTTGCGTATTTATCTATGGGGTTTGGAAACCCTTATGGAGATCCTTGGAATGTAGAAATTGTAGGAGATTGGACAGAGAAATTAGCCAAAATGGGCGTAAAAATATTATCACTTTCAGACACTGTTGGAAGTTCTACACCAAAAGTAATTGAGTATTTATTCTCAAACTTAATTCCACAATACCCACAAATAGAGTTTGGTGCACATTTACACACGACACCAAACAAATGGCACGAAAAAGTAGATGCCGCTTTTAAAGCAGGTTGCAACAGATTTGATGGAGCAATTAAAGGTTATGGAGGTTGCCCAATGGCAAAAGACGAGTTAACAGGAAACATGCCAACCGAAAAATTGATTAGTTATTTTACGGCTCAAAAAGCAGATACCAATATAAAACCAATGAGTTTCGAAAGCGCTTATAACAAGGCTTTGGAGGTTTTTATTTAA
- a CDS encoding MFS transporter, translated as MNIKKHILPIIVIAQFFCTSLWFAGNGVITDLVSVYQLDTAALGNLTAAVQFGFIVGTLLFALFTITDRFSPSKVFFVCALLGSLFNLGLIWEQNNLNTLLFFRFLTGFFLAGIYPVGMKIATDYYEKGLGKSLSFLVGALVLGTALPHLLKATSSVFLWKPVLYTTSTLAFIGGFLVFLLIPNGPFRKKASKLDISICFKIFKNNKFRQAAFGYFGHMWELYAFWTFVPVFLKIYSNLHKNTDFNSSLIAFFIIGIGSLACVLGGFISEKLGLKRTAFLSLLFSGFCCLLLPFAFMSKNEYFFITFLLFWGMVVIADSPLFSTLVAKNTVSENKGTALTIVNSIGFFMTIISIQLINLLFKNYNSNYIFLFLAIGPIAGIFILKKKYEHKN; from the coding sequence ATGAATATTAAAAAACACATTTTACCAATTATTGTTATTGCTCAGTTTTTTTGCACGTCTCTTTGGTTTGCAGGAAATGGGGTTATTACAGATTTAGTCTCTGTCTATCAATTAGATACTGCTGCCCTTGGCAACTTAACTGCTGCTGTGCAATTTGGTTTTATTGTTGGAACGCTACTTTTTGCTTTATTTACAATTACAGATCGTTTTTCTCCATCTAAAGTATTTTTTGTTTGTGCTCTTTTAGGAAGCCTTTTTAATTTAGGGCTTATTTGGGAACAGAATAATCTAAACACTTTATTATTTTTTAGATTTTTAACAGGCTTCTTTTTAGCAGGAATTTATCCTGTAGGAATGAAAATCGCAACCGATTATTACGAAAAAGGATTGGGAAAATCGCTTTCTTTTTTGGTTGGTGCCTTGGTTTTAGGAACTGCATTGCCACATCTTTTAAAAGCAACTTCTAGTGTTTTTCTTTGGAAGCCTGTCTTATACACAACTTCTACTTTGGCTTTTATTGGTGGATTTTTGGTGTTTTTATTAATTCCTAATGGGCCTTTTCGTAAAAAAGCATCGAAATTAGATATTTCTATTTGTTTTAAAATATTTAAAAACAATAAATTTCGACAAGCAGCTTTTGGTTATTTTGGTCATATGTGGGAGTTGTATGCCTTTTGGACTTTTGTTCCTGTTTTTTTAAAAATTTATTCGAATCTTCATAAAAATACTGATTTTAACAGCTCTTTAATTGCTTTCTTTATCATTGGAATTGGCAGTTTAGCTTGCGTTTTAGGAGGTTTTATTTCAGAAAAATTAGGCCTTAAAAGAACCGCTTTTTTGTCTTTATTATTCTCTGGATTTTGTTGTTTGTTACTTCCTTTCGCTTTTATGAGTAAAAACGAATACTTTTTTATAACTTTTTTACTTTTTTGGGGAATGGTTGTCATCGCAGATTCTCCATTATTTTCTACCTTAGTGGCAAAAAATACAGTTTCAGAAAATAAAGGAACCGCATTAACCATCGTAAATTCTATTGGTTTTTTTATGACAATTATTAGCATTCAGCTTATTAACCTATTATTTAAAAACTATAACAGTAATTACATATTTTTGTTTTTAGCCATTGGACCAATCGCAGGAATTTTTATTCTTAAAAAAAAGTATGAGCACAAAAATTAG